One genomic window of Synergistaceae bacterium includes the following:
- a CDS encoding serine kinase — MTIGELCKTLNAEVEAPGNINREISKATVGDLLSFVMGTAPEGAVWITIQAHLNVAAVAVLKDLPMIIIASGRKPPHDLVERCLKENICVASVKDTIYGTCIKLASLGFGE; from the coding sequence TTGACGATAGGAGAACTTTGTAAAACACTTAACGCTGAAGTAGAGGCTCCCGGAAATATCAACAGGGAAATATCAAAGGCAACGGTGGGAGATCTGCTGAGCTTTGTCATGGGGACAGCTCCCGAAGGGGCAGTATGGATAACTATACAGGCACACCTTAATGTTGCTGCGGTCGCCGTGCTGAAGGATCTGCCAATGATCATAATCGCCTCGGGGCGTAAACCGCCGCATGATCTTGTTGAACGCTGTCTGAAAGAGAATATTTGCGTCGCTTCTGTTAAAGACACCATCTATGGGACCTGTATAAAATTAGCCTCACTGGGGTTCGGGGAGTAG
- a CDS encoding 4Fe-4S dicluster domain-containing protein: MRHSIKISKETCQGCVNCIRVCPTEAIRVVDGEISIIAELCIDCGECLRSCSRKALGIDEDDWNRIKESSRTTIIADPSFFSQFSHYSTPEMLEDALESLDLNVLLDEEEDAFDLSAYATAQLINRHTKALLPLISVYCPAVLRMIQSRFPELLSRVIPIDTPLELAADLWRMRTNSTVPLTLLAPCPAKITMVHEPQGRERSHIDYGVTVRRVARSIMAADKVSSGQGGEAKRRNNRWISWARRGGEARHVQAFSDRKLTVLAVSGMRNTLDVLQELELGRLRGVDFIECRVCDTGCVGGVGTADSRFLANLRMGNIETDWTITPKELARTEELYSMDFWSITKEFAPRPRPPLSDNIADAMAKLQQMKEIYSGLPHIDCSSCGRPSCQAMAEEIVRGHGSVTDCIFKLRDRIAALANEITKLSEAQPHALKRKGGQN; the protein is encoded by the coding sequence AATAGCCGAGCTCTGCATCGACTGCGGCGAATGTCTGCGCTCATGCAGCCGAAAGGCGCTAGGAATAGATGAGGATGACTGGAACAGGATAAAGGAATCATCAAGGACGACAATAATAGCGGATCCGTCCTTCTTCTCACAGTTCAGCCACTACAGCACTCCTGAGATGCTCGAGGATGCCCTGGAATCGCTTGACCTTAATGTCCTGCTTGATGAAGAAGAGGACGCGTTTGACCTTTCTGCCTACGCGACAGCCCAGTTGATAAACCGCCACACGAAAGCATTGCTTCCATTGATATCCGTCTACTGTCCGGCCGTTCTCCGTATGATACAATCCCGTTTTCCGGAACTCCTTTCAAGGGTCATACCTATTGATACTCCGCTTGAACTGGCGGCGGATCTCTGGAGGATGCGCACCAACAGTACGGTCCCACTTACCCTGCTCGCTCCATGTCCAGCAAAGATAACGATGGTTCATGAACCGCAGGGGAGGGAGAGATCCCACATTGACTACGGAGTCACTGTACGGCGCGTGGCACGCAGTATCATGGCTGCTGACAAAGTCTCTTCCGGCCAGGGCGGCGAAGCAAAAAGGAGAAACAACCGCTGGATATCATGGGCACGCCGCGGCGGAGAAGCTCGACATGTACAGGCTTTTTCAGACAGGAAACTTACGGTCCTCGCCGTCTCCGGCATGCGCAACACGCTTGACGTGCTCCAGGAACTTGAACTTGGACGTCTACGCGGCGTAGACTTCATCGAGTGCCGCGTCTGCGACACCGGTTGCGTAGGAGGCGTAGGCACGGCAGACTCCCGCTTTCTCGCAAATCTGCGTATGGGAAATATCGAGACGGACTGGACTATAACACCCAAAGAGCTTGCCCGGACCGAAGAACTCTACTCTATGGACTTCTGGTCTATCACCAAAGAATTTGCCCCCCGGCCGCGTCCGCCGCTTTCTGACAACATAGCCGACGCAATGGCCAAACTGCAGCAGATGAAGGAGATATACAGCGGCCTTCCTCATATTGACTGCAGTTCCTGCGGACGGCCCTCGTGCCAGGCTATGGCCGAAGAGATAGTCCGAGGACATGGATCGGTAACAGACTGTATATTCAAACTCAGGGACAGGATAGCGGCACTTGCAAACGAAATTACCAAACTTTCAGAGGCACAGCCTCATGCGCTTAAAAGAAAGGGTGGACAGAATTGA